In one Maniola jurtina chromosome 13, ilManJurt1.1, whole genome shotgun sequence genomic region, the following are encoded:
- the LOC123870764 gene encoding multidrug resistance protein homolog 49-like, with amino-acid sequence MKGQSKRFVNHKGKAYDMGVKKEKQDDSIGFFDLWRYSTWIERLATVLGSLSGCICSAGLVAAVLIYGELTALFITRHKAEPNAGQAYILHIFGGDRIVGDSNRTHHMDALVEDSIAFAVASFAIMACQLVAAACAVTLANWAAARMITRLRWKLLRSVLSQETAFFDTNTTMNFASTLTEDTEKLKMGVGEHVAMASYLAGSVVVATSVALAHGWQLTLAGLVVVPIALVVAALVAKNQTRCSADEVVAYGTAGRIVEQALSAIRTVRAYSGEKVEVTRYSEALGGASSAARRRCAWSGTGAGLGWLLTYGLNAIVFAYGAALCVSDMPLPPEERTYHPGVMVTVLFCTFMAAQNIAMLNPHLEIFSTARGAAKSLFGLLERQSKINALNNSGLKPDAFKGDIVFDNLYFNYPSRPDMKVLRGLSLKVKAGETVALVGGSGCGKSTLLQLLQRAYEPDSGNIVVDGNKLHTLHLHHFRRRIGVVGQEPVLFSGTIRENIMLGVEDATEADMIEAAKTAHAHQFITKLTNGYDTTLGERGAQLSGGQKQRVAIARALLRKPAILLLDEPTSALDPAAERQVQAALDAASKGRTTLVVSHRLSTIVNASRIVYIEQGAVLEQGSHLELLEKKGAYWKLLQDDMTHRSIEATQSESTEDDEVVEAEAEQKLNRVRRSSSICSTHRESFRGNRFVRGSLRLGSMSSNQVTSVPHLTQEDDTEVEEEEEKEANVSTWQLLKLNSEEWPFLAGGGAASLLIGATMPVFAYLFSKLYGMFSWPDHDEILRQSQIYAGLFACAALVSGVVTFLQAWLFGLAGAKLTDRLRILTFNNYLVQEQGWFDVPTNSVGALCARLASDCAAVQGATGTRLGTMLQGISTMVLGVGLALAYSWKMTLVSLLSVPCVIGGICLEGWVTKKSEVKEQRALESASRLATEAVLNVRTVHSLGVEWAILGRYSAALDEAERQNSTRWVRGPVYGLCLCAPTLGYAVSLAYGGYLIAREDLNYEYAILVSEALIYGAWMLAEALSFAPNFAAARRSGARIIRALARQPLVQTEPTAVDDPSWVATGKLDFSNIHFHYPTRSNVPVLRGLSLELPAGKTLALVGPSGCGKSTIMHLLMRSYDPNQGVVRLDGRDIRRELALPRLRAQLGLVQQEPVMFERSIRDNIAYGDNSRHVALEEIIAAAQQANVHSFVATLPSGYDTVLEAGSAALSGGQKQRVAIARALLRNPRVLLLDEATSALDAASEKVVQAALESASKDRTTVIIAHRLATVRHADVICVVDGGVIAESGSHEELVRKRGLYWELLQQQGPTEVNS; translated from the exons TGGCGATATTCAACATGGATCGAGAGGCTAGCCACAGTATTAGGTTCCCTCTCCGGCTGCATCTGCTCAGCAGGACTGGTCGCCGCGGTGCTCATATACGGAGAACTCACAGCTCTCTTCATCACACGACACAAGGCCGAGCCCAATGCTGGACAGGCGTACATATTACACATTTTTGGAGGGGACAGAATAGT AGGTGACAGCAACAGAACCCACCACATGGACGCTCTAGTGGAGGACTCGATAGCATTCGCGGTGGCCAGCTTCGCGATAATGGCGTGCCAGTTGGTCGCCGCGGCCTGCGCTGTCACCCTCGCGAACTGGGCTGCTGCTAGAatg ataACAAGGTTAAGATGGAAACTCCTACGATCAGTATTAAGTCAAGAGACAGCATTTTTCGATACCAACACTACGATGAACTTCGCATCGACCCTTACAGA AGAcacagaaaaattaaaaatgggtGTCGGCGAGCATGTAGCGATGGCATCCTATTTGGCTGGCAGCGTTGTCGTGGCGACCAGTGTTGCGCTGGCACACGGCTGGCAACTCACGCTGGCTGGCCTGGTCGTCGTGCCAATAGCGCTAGTCGTCGCTGCCCTTGTTGCCAAG AACCAAACCCGCTGCTCAGCAGATGAAGTAGTGGCGTATGGTACGGCTGGGCGCATAGTTGAACAGGCGCTCTCTGCCATACGCACGGTTAGAGCGTACTCGGGAGAAAAGGTTGAAGTAACCAG ATACTCAGAAGCCCTAGGTGGTGCCAGTTCGGCAGCGCGCCGCCGCTGCGCGTGGTCGGGAACGGGCGCTGGCCTCGGCTGGCTACTGACGTACGGCCTCAACGCCATAGTGTTCGCGTATGGAGCCGCGCTGTGTGTGAGCGACATGCCTCTACCACCTGAGGAGAGGACTTATCATCCTGGAGTTATGGTCACG GTCCTCTTCTGCACTTTCATGGCAGCTCAAAACATCGCCATGTTGAACCCGCATCTGGAAATCTTCTCGACCGCGCGGGGCGCTGCCAAGTCGTTGTTTGGTCTTCTAGAACGACAGTCCAAGATCAACGCGTTAAACAATTCTGGACTTAAGCCTGACGCGTTTAAGGGCGATATCGTGTTTGATAATTTGTACTTTAATTATCCATCGAGGCCTGATATGAAG GTACTCAGAGGGTTAAGTCTGAAGGTGAAGGCGGGTGAAACAGTGGCTCTAGTGGGAGGCTCGGGTTGCGGCAAGTCGACGCTGCTACAGCTTCTCCAGCGCGCCTACGAGCCGGACAGTGGCAACATTGTGGTGGACGGCAACAAGCTCCATACCCTACACTTACACCATTTCCGGAGAAGGATTG GTGTCGTAGGCCAAGAACCAGTGCTGTTCAGTGGAACGATTCGAGAGAACATAATGCTGGGAGTAGAAGACGCCACGGAGGCGGACATGATCGAAGCGGCCAAAACCGCGCACGCTCACCAGTTCATCACTAAACTGACCAAT GGCTACGACACCACCCTCGGTGAAAGGGGAGCGCAGTTGTCGGGAGGTCAGAAGCAACGGGTGGCCATCGCTCGCGCGTTGCTGAGGAAGCCGGCCATCCTGCTGCTGGACGAGCCCACATCCGCGCTGGACCCGGCCGCTGAGCGACAGGTTCAGGCGGCTCTGGACGCTGCCAGCAAAGGGAGGACTACCTTAGTGGTCTCGCATAG GTTATCGACAATAGTGAACGCATCTCGCATAGTATACATCGAGCAGGGCGCGGTGCTGGAGCAGGGCTCACACCTGGAACTGCTGGAGAAGAAGGGCGCCTACTGGAAACTGTTGCAAGACGATATGACGCATAG AAGTATAGAAGCCACACAGTCCGAGTCCACAGAAGACGACGAGGTGGTGGAAGCGGAAGCAGAACAGAAGCTGAATAGGGTTAGACGGAGCAGCAGCATTTGCTCCACACATAGAG AATCGTTCCGGGGCAATCGTTTTGTCCGCGGCAGTCTTCGGCTCGGATCCATGTCGTCAAACCAAGTGACTTCCGTACCGCATCTAACTCAGGAAGAC GACACCGAAGTTGAGGAGGAAGAAGAGAAAGAAGCGAACGTGTCGACCTGGCAGCTGCTCAAGCTGAACAGCGAGGAGTGGCCCTTCCTCGCTGGTGGAGGAGCAGCTTCCTTGCTCATCGGAGCCACTATGCCTGTCTTCGCGTATTTATTCTCCAAGTTATATGGC ATGTTCTCTTGGCCAGATCACGACGAAATCCTCCGCCAATCTCAGATCTACGCAGGCCTGTTTGCCTGTGCAGCGCTAGTGAGTGGCGTCGTCACCTTCCTCCAAGCCTGGCTGTTCGGGCTGGCCGGCGCCAAGCTTACGGATAGACTGAGGATACTCACGTTCAACAACTACTTAGTACAG GAACAAGGCTGGTTCGACGTGCCCACAAACTCAGTCGGGGCTCTGTGTGCTCGACTAGCGTCAGATTGTGCTGCGGTGCAGGGTGCTACTG GAACTCGGCTGGGCACGATGCTGCAAGGCATCAGCACTATGGTGCTGGGCGTGGGGCTGGCGCTGGCTTACTCCTGGAAGATGACCCTCGTCAGCTTGCTGAGCGTGCCATGC GTAATCGGTGGCATCTGCTTGGAAGGCTGGGTGACGAAGAAGTCTGAAGTGAAGGAGCAACGCGCCCTGGAGAGTGCGTCACGGCTCGCCACTGAAGCGGTGCTCAACGTGCGGACTGTACATAGTTTAG GCGTGGAGTGGGCGATCCTCGGGCGCTACTCCGCCGCGCTGGACGAGGCGGAGCGGCAGAACAGCACGCGCTGGGTGCGCGGGCCGGTGTACGGGCTGTGCCTGTGCGCGCCCACGCTGGGCTACGCGGTCTCGCTCGCGTACGGCGGCTACCTCATCGCGAGAGAGGACTTGAACTACGAGTACGCTATACT GGTATCGGAAGCTCTGATCTACGGCGCGTGGATGTTGGCCGAGGCGCTGTCGTTCGCGCCCAACTTCGCGGCCGCGCGCCGCTCCGGCGCCCGCATCATCCGAGCCCTGGCGCGGCAACCCCTGGTACAGACCGAGCCCACTGCTGTGGATGATCCCTCATGG GTCGCGACCGGTAAACTGGACTTCTCAAACATCCACTTCCACTACCCCACGAGGTCCAACGTGCCCGTGCTGCGGGGCCTGAGCCTGGAGCTGCCCGCCGGCAAGACCCTCGCGCTGGTCGGGCCCTCCGGCTGCGGGAAGTCCACCATCATGCATCTACTGATGAGGAGCTACGACCCCAACCAGGGCGTTGTG AGGCTGGACGGACGCGACATTCGACGCGAGCTGGCGCTGCCGCGGCTGCGCGCGCAGCTCGGGCTCGTGCAGCAGGAGCCCGTGATGTTCGAGCGCTCCATCCGCGACAACATCGCGTACGGCGACAACTCGCGCCACGTCGCGCTCGAGGAGATCATCGCGGCTGCTCAGCAAGCCAACGTGCACTCCTTCGTCGCTACTCTACCCTCG GGCTACGACACGGTGCTGGAAGCGGGTTCCGCGGCGCTTTCCGGAGGTCAGAAGCAGCGCGTGGCGATAGCGCGAGCCTTGTTACGGAATCCTAGAGTGCTGCTGCTCGACGAGGCTACTTCTGCACTCGACGCTGCGAGCGAAAAG GTGGTACAGGCGGCTTTGGAGAGCGCGTCGAAGGACAGGACGACAGTGATCATCGCCCACCGCCTCGCTACAGTGCGGCACGCGGACGTCATCTGTGTCGTTGATGGAG